The following are encoded together in the Scytonema millei VB511283 genome:
- the sat gene encoding sulfate adenylyltransferase yields the protein MTSDRIDGIAPHGGQLINRIANHAQRLEFLDKADFLPRVQLDERAVSDLQMIAIGAFSPLTGFMAQADYQSVVDNMRLSNGLPWSIPITLSVSEEVAAPLKEGSLVRLDDKSDRFIGVLELSQKYRYDKIREAASVYRTDDEAHPGVAVVYNQGEVNLAGSIWLLHRDPHPLFPDYQIDPAKSRELFRENGWRTVVGFQTRNPIHRAHEYIIKCALEIVDGLFLHPLVGVTKSDDISAEVRMRCYEIMLELYFPESRVILAINPASMRYAGPREAIFHALIRKNYGCTHFIVGRDHAGVGDYYGTYDAQHIFDEFEPKELGIMPLKFEHAFYCKRTLQMATTKTSPSRPEERIHLSGTKVREMLRRGELPPPEFSRPEVAAELAKAMNITQYEI from the coding sequence ATGACGAGCGATCGCATAGATGGTATTGCTCCCCACGGCGGACAATTAATTAACCGCATTGCCAACCACGCACAGCGTCTAGAATTCCTAGACAAAGCTGATTTTCTGCCTAGAGTTCAGTTAGACGAACGGGCAGTTTCCGATTTGCAAATGATTGCAATTGGTGCATTCAGCCCCTTGACTGGATTTATGGCACAAGCAGACTATCAGTCAGTCGTTGACAATATGCGTCTGAGTAACGGTCTACCTTGGTCAATTCCCATTACTCTCTCTGTCAGCGAAGAAGTTGCAGCCCCACTGAAAGAAGGTAGTTTAGTCCGGCTAGACGATAAAAGCGATCGCTTTATTGGGGTTTTAGAACTATCACAAAAGTATCGTTATGACAAAATCCGTGAAGCAGCCAGTGTTTACCGCACCGATGACGAAGCACATCCTGGCGTAGCCGTTGTTTACAACCAAGGTGAAGTTAACCTAGCGGGTTCCATTTGGTTGTTACACCGCGATCCACACCCTTTATTTCCCGACTATCAAATCGATCCAGCCAAATCCCGCGAACTTTTTAGAGAAAACGGTTGGCGCACAGTCGTTGGTTTTCAGACACGTAACCCCATCCATAGAGCGCACGAATATATTATCAAGTGCGCCCTCGAAATTGTCGATGGTTTATTCCTACACCCATTAGTAGGGGTAACAAAAAGCGATGATATTTCTGCTGAAGTGCGGATGCGTTGCTATGAAATTATGCTGGAACTCTACTTTCCTGAAAGCAGAGTCATTCTAGCAATCAATCCTGCTTCCATGCGCTATGCGGGTCCAAGGGAAGCAATTTTCCACGCTCTCATCCGCAAAAACTACGGCTGCACCCACTTTATAGTCGGACGCGATCACGCTGGAGTAGGAGACTACTACGGTACATATGACGCTCAACATATTTTTGACGAGTTTGAGCCAAAAGAATTAGGAATTATGCCATTAAAATTTGAACACGCCTTCTACTGCAAGCGGACTCTGCAAATGGCAACTACCAAAACCAGTCCTTCTCGACCCGAAGAACGAATTCACCTATCAGGAACAAAAGTCAGGGAGATGTTGCGGCGGGGTGAATTGCCACCACCAGAATTCTCCCGACCGGAAGTTGCAGCAGAACTAGCTAAAGCCATGAATATTACCCAATACGAGATTTAA
- a CDS encoding caspase family protein, translating to MKRRDFLRRLAQAIATLGVVDAGWLRIGDRYAHALAQPTGRKLALLVGINQYPATLSLGGCLTDVALQRELLVHRFGFNPADILTLTDRQATRKQVEAAFLEHLTQQTKAGDTVVFHFSGYGRRVFEGAESREQGAGGAEGANNNRQLSAVNQQPTTNNQFPINSLVCADGEDLLDETLWLLLRSLPTKQIATFLDTSFSTPVKILPGSLRVRSFPQALPGQVSAAELTFQQQLQQDFLCQGILNRIACGSIDASIKPTPTANIPGVAIAAASPTQAAIETAWNGFSAGLFTYALTQHLWEATPATTVQVSLSRVSGTVEQLVGNEQQPQVNSQKNPPSALTDYLSQEPSTSADGVVMAVEEDKKSAQLWLAGLPPTVLAYYDVGSKLNLISLDKGDKGEGGDKGDKENASLLAPRSSPLQLQVRSRNGLIAKAQVVGNSSNDSPQVGQLVQEAVRVLPRHIRLIVALDPSLERIERVDATSAFAAMPFVSLATTSEQLADYVFGLVPPPKSAETPIVANASSPASRYGLFTLDRQPIPNTAGEFGEAVKVAVQRLSPKLQTLLAAKIWRLTTNDGSSHLNVKATLEMLDPENRVLMQRETLRSPQEETPTLIGKLKKQLPTPPDTIPAIPIGSRIQYRIKNNGDRPVHLLLLGLDSSKSAIALYSSQLPTDNDNNESNSKPILKDIEIAPGETATVPQSTANFTWTIHKPTGLAEHQLIFSSASFTQTLAVLANTERDLDELEDIGALSNPLEVVQAVMKDLQDASAVLPPRITASASNDAVSPSSDTYALDVNDWASLSFVYQVV from the coding sequence ATGAAGCGGCGAGATTTTCTGAGACGATTAGCTCAAGCGATCGCAACATTGGGTGTGGTTGATGCTGGGTGGCTGCGAATAGGCGATCGCTATGCCCATGCCCTCGCCCAGCCAACGGGACGGAAATTAGCTCTCTTGGTAGGCATTAACCAATATCCCGCTACTTTGTCTTTGGGCGGTTGCCTCACAGATGTGGCACTCCAAAGAGAACTGCTCGTTCACCGATTTGGTTTCAATCCAGCTGATATTCTTACCCTTACCGATCGACAAGCCACTCGAAAACAAGTTGAAGCTGCTTTTCTGGAACATCTCACCCAGCAAACCAAAGCTGGGGATACCGTTGTTTTTCACTTTAGCGGCTACGGGCGGCGCGTTTTTGAGGGAGCAGAGAGCAGGGAGCAGGGAGCAGGGGGAGCTGAGGGAGCAAACAACAACCGTCAACTGTCAGCCGTCAACCAGCAACCAACAACCAACAACCAATTCCCTATCAATAGTTTAGTTTGTGCTGATGGTGAAGATCTTCTAGATGAGACTTTATGGCTGCTGTTACGATCGCTGCCGACTAAACAAATTGCAACTTTTCTCGATACGAGTTTTAGCACTCCTGTGAAGATTCTTCCAGGTAGTCTGCGCGTGCGCTCTTTTCCGCAAGCGCTACCAGGACAAGTCAGTGCAGCCGAACTTACCTTTCAACAACAGCTTCAACAAGACTTCCTTTGCCAAGGTATTTTAAATCGGATTGCTTGCGGAAGCATAGATGCTTCAATTAAACCTACACCGACTGCCAATATTCCTGGTGTGGCGATCGCCGCAGCTAGTCCTACTCAAGCTGCGATTGAGACAGCTTGGAATGGTTTTAGTGCTGGACTGTTTACCTATGCCTTAACTCAACACCTCTGGGAAGCGACTCCAGCGACAACAGTACAAGTCAGTCTTAGTCGTGTCAGTGGCACAGTAGAGCAATTAGTAGGTAACGAGCAGCAGCCACAAGTCAACAGTCAAAAAAATCCGCCGTCCGCTCTCACCGACTACCTCAGCCAAGAACCCAGCACCAGCGCTGATGGTGTTGTCATGGCTGTAGAAGAAGACAAAAAGAGCGCTCAGTTATGGCTGGCAGGACTACCACCTACAGTCCTTGCCTACTATGACGTTGGCTCTAAATTAAATTTGATTTCTTTGGACAAGGGAGACAAGGGAGAGGGGGGAGACAAGGGAGACAAAGAAAACGCCTCACTCCTCGCTCCTCGCTCCTCACCCCTTCAACTACAAGTGCGATCGCGCAATGGGTTAATTGCAAAAGCTCAAGTCGTGGGTAATTCTAGCAATGATTCTCCGCAAGTCGGACAGCTAGTACAAGAAGCCGTCAGAGTTTTACCCCGTCATATTCGCTTGATTGTTGCTCTCGATCCGAGCCTAGAACGCATCGAACGGGTAGATGCTACCAGTGCATTTGCTGCTATGCCTTTCGTGTCCCTTGCTACGACGAGCGAACAATTAGCAGATTATGTATTTGGTTTAGTTCCCCCGCCGAAATCGGCAGAAACACCAATTGTCGCAAATGCTAGTTCGCCTGCATCTCGCTACGGTTTATTTACACTCGATCGCCAACCGATCCCCAATACAGCTGGAGAATTCGGCGAAGCGGTAAAAGTTGCCGTGCAACGGTTGTCACCTAAGCTACAAACTCTATTAGCTGCTAAAATTTGGCGGCTGACAACCAACGACGGTTCTTCTCACCTCAACGTCAAAGCAACTTTGGAAATGCTCGATCCCGAAAACAGAGTGTTAATGCAACGGGAAACCCTGCGATCGCCACAAGAAGAGACACCGACTCTTATCGGAAAACTCAAAAAACAACTTCCGACTCCCCCAGATACCATTCCTGCTATACCAATCGGTAGCCGCATTCAATATCGAATCAAGAATAACGGCGATCGCCCAGTACATTTACTCTTACTGGGCTTAGATAGCAGCAAAAGCGCGATCGCGCTTTACTCTTCTCAATTACCTACCGATAATGATAATAACGAGTCTAATTCTAAGCCAATTCTTAAGGATATAGAGATTGCACCAGGAGAGACGGCGACCGTACCGCAATCAACAGCTAATTTTACCTGGACGATTCACAAGCCAACTGGGTTGGCAGAGCATCAACTGATTTTTAGTAGTGCCAGCTTTACGCAAACTTTAGCAGTCTTGGCAAATACCGAGCGGGATCTCGACGAGCTAGAAGACATTGGAGCTTTATCCAATCCCTTAGAAGTGGTTCAAGCTGTCATGAAAGATTTACAGGATGCCAGTGCGGTCCTCCCTCCACGCATCACTGCTAGCGCTAGTAATGACGCTGTTAGCCCTTCTTCAGACACTTACGCTCTTGATGTCAACGACTGGGCAAGTCTGAGCTTTGTTTACCAAGTCGTATGA
- a CDS encoding WbuC family cupin fold metalloprotein has product MQTLPIKRLDRELIERIATQARQSPRLRQTYSFHDRSEKVQRFVNILQPGTYVRPHRHCRDGGINGFEFFLVCQGALGMLVMNDRGEIVTTELVSAGGAVWGLELPEATYHTAVALAPDTIILELKEGPYNSSTDKEFLEQFPAEGTDAAQQLVATWETYFE; this is encoded by the coding sequence ATGCAGACTTTACCTATCAAGCGCTTGGATCGAGAGTTAATCGAGCGGATTGCTACTCAAGCGCGTCAAAGTCCGCGCTTGCGCCAGACTTATAGCTTTCACGATCGCTCGGAAAAAGTACAGCGCTTTGTCAATATTCTCCAGCCAGGTACATATGTTCGTCCGCACCGTCACTGTCGCGATGGTGGGATAAACGGGTTTGAGTTCTTTCTAGTTTGCCAAGGTGCGCTAGGAATGTTAGTTATGAACGATCGAGGTGAGATCGTCACGACAGAACTTGTTAGTGCTGGTGGTGCAGTGTGGGGACTCGAACTTCCTGAAGCAACCTACCATACAGCAGTTGCTCTAGCTCCAGATACGATAATTTTGGAACTGAAAGAAGGACCCTACAACTCCAGCACAGATAAAGAATTTTTAGAGCAATTTCCGGCTGAAGGCACGGATGCAGCTCAGCAGTTAGTAGCCACCTGGGAGACATATTTTGAGTAG
- a CDS encoding CheR family methyltransferase — protein MNETTVQNFIQLISARTGLQVRPQDRQELCKKLETRMKVLKLNAPEKYYQLLLGSTDDSNSNREWQELLILLTVGETYFFRDQGHFKLLKHQILPELIESKRKACLNSLTQKPSLRIWSAGCSSGQEPYSIAILVKELIPDLSDWEVVILGTDINSEAIEKARRGIYESWSFRQVDPQLQKHYFQQRKLGWELDPRIRRMVKFQCSNLLQDSFPSSTLNIHDMDIIICRNVFIYFSFDAIATVIEKFYQTLRPYGYLIVGHTELSGQNLSKFKLKAFTESIVYQRQNTSNETKNSFNNAIIQNSHNQVDIPKSIPKSIPHQLTNFQLNHLKHNSLKLKPISERSPVALPTIVSQSISDLAIVETLFQSGEYSRAIQAAQTLIQQHPKSFKAYYLIAQSWANLGDYERATHYCQQAIKLDNLSEKPYYLLARIAEEQGDLEKAKTLLKKIIYLAPESIAAYLELGSLYEKAGDRQRANKMLATALELLKKLSPTSAIEPYEQVLASELITKIKQTLAI, from the coding sequence ATGAATGAGACAACAGTACAAAACTTTATCCAACTAATTTCTGCACGTACGGGTTTGCAAGTTCGCCCGCAAGATCGCCAAGAGCTTTGTAAAAAACTAGAGACACGGATGAAGGTTTTGAAACTGAATGCTCCAGAAAAGTACTATCAACTATTACTGGGATCGACTGATGACTCAAATAGCAACAGAGAATGGCAAGAACTACTCATTTTATTAACAGTTGGCGAAACTTATTTTTTTCGCGACCAAGGACATTTTAAGCTACTCAAACATCAAATTTTACCTGAGTTGATCGAGAGTAAAAGAAAGGCTTGCCTTAATTCTTTAACACAAAAGCCAAGTCTAAGAATTTGGAGTGCAGGATGCTCCAGCGGTCAAGAACCTTATTCTATTGCAATTTTAGTCAAAGAACTCATTCCCGATCTCAGCGACTGGGAAGTTGTGATTTTGGGAACTGACATAAATTCAGAAGCAATTGAAAAAGCAAGACGAGGCATTTACGAATCTTGGTCTTTTCGTCAAGTAGATCCTCAGCTTCAGAAGCACTATTTTCAGCAACGCAAGCTTGGTTGGGAACTCGATCCGAGAATTCGCCGTATGGTGAAATTTCAGTGTAGTAATTTGTTACAAGACTCCTTTCCTAGTTCAACTCTCAATATCCACGATATGGATATTATTATTTGCCGTAATGTCTTTATTTATTTTAGTTTTGATGCGATCGCTACCGTAATCGAGAAGTTTTATCAAACTCTCAGACCCTATGGATATTTAATTGTCGGTCATACAGAACTTTCAGGGCAAAATCTCAGTAAATTTAAGCTTAAAGCTTTTACAGAATCTATAGTCTATCAACGGCAGAATACATCAAACGAAACAAAAAACTCATTCAATAATGCTATAATTCAAAACTCGCATAATCAAGTAGATATTCCCAAATCTATTCCCAAATCCATACCTCATCAATTAACAAACTTCCAGCTCAATCATCTTAAACATAACTCTCTAAAACTGAAGCCAATATCAGAACGATCGCCCGTTGCCTTACCTACGATCGTCTCCCAATCTATCTCCGACCTCGCAATAGTAGAAACTCTCTTTCAATCAGGAGAATATAGTAGAGCAATCCAAGCAGCTCAAACACTGATTCAGCAACATCCTAAGTCTTTTAAAGCTTATTATTTAATCGCTCAATCTTGGGCAAACCTCGGTGACTATGAACGCGCAACTCACTACTGTCAGCAAGCTATAAAACTCGATAATTTATCTGAAAAACCTTATTATCTGTTAGCACGAATCGCTGAAGAGCAAGGAGATTTAGAAAAAGCCAAAACATTATTGAAAAAAATTATTTATCTTGCTCCTGAATCTATAGCAGCCTATCTAGAATTAGGTTCGCTTTATGAAAAAGCAGGCGATCGCCAGCGAGCAAATAAAATGCTAGCTACAGCCTTAGAACTTCTGAAAAAACTATCTCCTACAAGTGCGATCGAACCTTACGAGCAGGTCTTAGCAAGTGAATTAATTACTAAAATTAAACAGACTTTAGCAATATAA
- a CDS encoding sulfite exporter TauE/SafE family protein, producing MRGNWLILATGGLFSGILAGLLGIGGGTVLVPLLVSLGYAPVQAVATSSLAILVTSISGSIQNWRMGYFNWKQVSLLGFPAVVTSQIGVYTASRILPYILLLAFGVLLLVNIYLVNLRQHLTNKQTSAETQFNPLLARLFTGGAAGILAGLFGVGGGVIMVPLQMLLLKEEIKVAIQTSLGVIVITAISATVGHTVTGNVLFIPGLLLGCGGLLGAQISTRILPKLPDRTVSFVFRLFLGVLSIYVFWQAWQSYSA from the coding sequence ATGAGAGGAAATTGGCTAATTTTAGCTACTGGTGGCTTATTTTCTGGTATTCTTGCTGGATTGCTAGGTATTGGTGGTGGTACTGTTCTCGTTCCCTTGCTAGTTTCTCTAGGTTATGCACCCGTACAGGCTGTTGCTACGAGTAGCTTGGCAATTTTAGTCACTTCTATTTCTGGTAGCATCCAAAACTGGCGCATGGGTTACTTTAACTGGAAGCAGGTGAGCTTGCTAGGATTTCCTGCGGTTGTAACCTCACAAATTGGCGTGTATACAGCTAGTCGCATTCTACCGTACATCCTTCTACTGGCTTTTGGTGTTTTATTGCTCGTCAACATTTATTTAGTTAACTTGCGCCAGCACCTCACTAATAAACAGACTTCGGCAGAGACACAATTTAACCCTTTACTCGCTCGACTTTTCACCGGAGGTGCAGCAGGTATTCTCGCTGGATTATTCGGTGTAGGTGGAGGGGTGATTATGGTTCCGCTTCAAATGTTACTCCTAAAAGAAGAAATAAAAGTTGCCATTCAAACGAGTTTAGGTGTAATTGTGATTACAGCTATTTCTGCAACTGTCGGGCATACCGTAACAGGTAACGTACTATTTATACCAGGATTACTATTAGGTTGTGGTGGTTTGCTAGGAGCGCAAATTAGTACTCGCATTTTACCCAAACTACCAGATCGGACAGTTAGTTTTGTGTTTCGTCTATTTTTAGGAGTATTGTCAATCTACGTTTTTTGGCAAGCTTGGCAATCTTATTCTGCTTAA